One region of Sphingomonas kaistensis genomic DNA includes:
- a CDS encoding Ig-like domain-containing protein, with translation MSDGAAQNGGTQAATTGEAAAAAGAAVAATAAAAPVAAQAVPGVPAPAAAVPAVAAGAVSAAAAVPAAVAAAQQPAPEADCKPVKKKAHHHDQKDADEDHARASTSDEDQNLSQPADGCVLPQTGAQAAPAEAAPAAAPAYEESGGGISSGLLIGAGVLAAVGVGVLALAKGDDEDKNAPPVAVADTGAVNEGATLSGSVATNDSDPNGDPLTYTLTGTAPAGLTLNSNGSYTFDANNAAYNALAAGATQVVTANYSVSDGRGGTATSTLTITVTGTNDAPVATNDTAAATEGGAVVTGNLSTNDSDPDTGATRTYTLAAPVAGLTLNANGTFSFDPTNAAYNSLAQGQTQVVTANVNISDGAGGTTTSTLAITVTGTNDAPVAVADVNAGVEGAGNLTGSVATNDSDPDQGATLTYTLNAPVAGLALNANGTYTFDLNNAAYSDLAAGQTRAVVATYTVTDDKGATSTSTLTITVTGANGAPVAVADTAAVNEGAVLNGSVASNDSDPDGDSLTFALTGTAPAGFVLNANGTYTFDANNAAYNGLAAGATQVLAIPYSVSDGKGGTASSTLTITVTGTNDAPVAVAATAAATEGQTPPITGTLTATDPDSGVAAPTFTLNAPVAGLTLNADGTYSFDPTNPAYNSLAQGQTQAVVANFTVTDASGATSTSTLTITVAGTNDAPVAVADVNAGLEDTTISGNVGTNDSDPDQGATLTYSVVGTPPAGFVLNANGTYTLDTTNAAYQNLTAGQVQNVVVNYQVSDGLGGTATSTLTITVTGVVETANLDVDGDNNLNTRQVFDGGATDYNFTDDDDVANTVVINNFGADDYITFDAPFNGAGRVAFANIDFDGDGIANDIAITTNKGGVVSDIILRNAISDAAAGGVISDEAGAEAAIGAGFDNFRTTTQSVVPTAASLDVDNDNNVTSIYTLPVAANTGSFAYTDDFAIANTVLVRDFGADDTLTFNTSIGNVSFGSGDFDGDGVADDLRIATNNGGVVSDIILANAVAPDTVVFNEATAEAAVGNGADNFLFNGTVVTPPTQPVGNTTANLDIDNDGNLLSARVFDASTDGFRFTDDADVANTVVILNLGTNDRIILETGNLYSFTNSALDADGLANDLIVTLNKGGVVSEITIKDAVDPNAFVSNEAQAEAALGGIDYFQFA, from the coding sequence ATGAGTGATGGCGCGGCGCAGAACGGTGGAACCCAGGCTGCAACAACGGGTGAGGCTGCTGCGGCAGCCGGTGCAGCAGTAGCCGCGACAGCGGCGGCTGCTCCCGTAGCAGCACAAGCAGTTCCGGGCGTTCCTGCTCCGGCCGCTGCGGTCCCGGCCGTCGCGGCCGGTGCCGTTTCTGCCGCAGCCGCGGTTCCTGCGGCGGTCGCCGCCGCGCAGCAGCCGGCTCCCGAGGCCGATTGCAAGCCGGTGAAGAAGAAGGCGCACCATCACGACCAGAAGGACGCTGACGAGGATCACGCCCGCGCCAGCACCAGCGACGAAGATCAGAACCTCAGCCAGCCGGCCGACGGCTGCGTCCTTCCGCAGACCGGCGCCCAGGCGGCTCCGGCTGAAGCGGCCCCGGCTGCTGCTCCGGCGTACGAAGAGTCCGGCGGCGGCATCTCGAGCGGCCTGCTGATCGGTGCCGGCGTCCTCGCCGCTGTCGGCGTCGGCGTTCTCGCGCTCGCCAAGGGCGACGATGAAGACAAGAACGCGCCGCCGGTTGCCGTTGCAGACACCGGCGCGGTGAACGAGGGTGCGACGCTGAGCGGTTCGGTTGCGACCAACGACAGCGATCCCAACGGCGATCCGCTGACCTACACGCTGACCGGCACCGCGCCGGCCGGCCTGACGCTGAACAGCAACGGCAGCTACACCTTTGACGCCAACAACGCCGCCTACAACGCGCTGGCGGCCGGCGCGACCCAGGTCGTGACTGCCAACTACAGCGTGTCGGACGGCCGTGGCGGCACCGCCACCTCGACCCTGACGATCACCGTCACCGGCACCAACGATGCGCCGGTTGCGACCAACGACACCGCAGCGGCCACCGAAGGCGGCGCGGTAGTGACCGGCAACCTGTCGACCAACGACAGCGATCCCGACACCGGCGCGACCCGCACCTACACGCTTGCGGCTCCGGTCGCCGGCCTGACGCTGAACGCCAACGGCACCTTCAGCTTCGACCCGACCAACGCGGCCTATAACAGCTTGGCGCAGGGCCAGACGCAGGTCGTCACCGCCAACGTCAACATCTCGGACGGCGCGGGCGGCACCACCACCTCCACTCTCGCGATCACCGTCACTGGCACCAACGATGCGCCCGTTGCGGTTGCCGACGTCAATGCCGGCGTCGAGGGCGCTGGCAACCTGACCGGTTCGGTCGCAACCAACGACAGCGATCCCGACCAGGGCGCGACGCTGACCTACACGCTCAACGCCCCGGTCGCCGGCCTCGCGCTGAACGCGAACGGCACCTACACCTTTGATCTCAACAACGCCGCATACAGCGATCTCGCCGCGGGTCAGACCCGCGCGGTTGTCGCGACCTATACGGTGACCGACGACAAGGGCGCGACCTCGACGTCCACGCTGACAATTACCGTGACCGGCGCCAACGGCGCGCCGGTGGCGGTTGCGGACACGGCGGCGGTCAACGAAGGTGCGGTGCTCAACGGTTCGGTGGCGAGCAACGATAGCGATCCTGATGGCGATTCGCTGACCTTCGCGCTGACCGGTACTGCGCCCGCAGGCTTTGTGCTGAACGCCAACGGCACTTACACCTTCGACGCCAACAATGCGGCCTATAACGGCCTCGCTGCCGGCGCGACGCAGGTGTTGGCCATTCCTTATAGCGTTTCGGATGGCAAGGGCGGCACGGCTTCCTCGACGCTGACCATCACCGTGACCGGCACCAACGACGCTCCGGTGGCGGTTGCCGCGACCGCAGCCGCAACCGAAGGCCAGACGCCGCCGATCACCGGCACGCTGACGGCCACCGATCCGGACTCGGGCGTCGCTGCGCCGACGTTCACGCTGAACGCGCCGGTCGCCGGCCTGACGCTGAACGCCGATGGCACCTACAGCTTCGATCCGACCAACCCGGCCTATAACAGCCTGGCCCAGGGCCAGACCCAAGCTGTGGTTGCCAACTTCACCGTGACCGACGCTTCGGGGGCGACCTCGACTTCGACCCTGACGATCACCGTCGCTGGCACCAACGATGCGCCGGTTGCCGTGGCCGACGTCAATGCCGGCCTCGAGGACACCACCATCTCGGGCAATGTCGGCACCAACGACAGCGATCCCGACCAGGGCGCGACGCTGACCTACAGCGTGGTCGGCACTCCGCCGGCTGGCTTCGTCCTGAATGCAAACGGGACCTACACGCTCGACACCACTAACGCGGCCTATCAGAACCTGACTGCTGGTCAGGTCCAGAACGTCGTCGTCAACTATCAGGTCTCGGACGGCCTCGGCGGCACAGCCACTTCGACCCTCACCATTACGGTGACCGGCGTGGTCGAGACGGCGAACCTCGACGTCGATGGCGACAACAACCTCAACACCCGCCAGGTGTTCGATGGCGGCGCGACCGACTACAACTTCACCGACGACGACGATGTTGCCAACACGGTTGTCATCAACAACTTCGGTGCCGACGACTACATCACCTTCGACGCTCCGTTTAACGGCGCTGGCCGAGTTGCATTCGCCAACATCGACTTCGACGGTGACGGCATTGCCAACGACATTGCGATCACCACCAACAAGGGCGGCGTCGTCAGCGACATCATCCTGCGCAACGCGATCTCCGATGCGGCTGCGGGCGGCGTGATCTCGGACGAGGCTGGTGCCGAAGCCGCGATCGGTGCCGGGTTCGACAACTTCCGCACGACCACGCAGAGCGTCGTTCCGACCGCTGCTTCGCTGGATGTCGACAACGACAACAATGTCACCAGCATCTACACGCTGCCGGTGGCCGCCAACACGGGCAGCTTCGCCTACACGGACGACTTCGCCATCGCCAACACGGTGCTGGTGCGCGACTTCGGTGCGGACGATACGCTGACCTTCAACACGTCGATCGGCAATGTCTCGTTCGGCAGCGGCGATTTCGACGGCGACGGCGTCGCCGACGACCTGCGCATCGCCACCAACAACGGCGGTGTTGTCAGCGACATCATCCTCGCTAACGCGGTCGCGCCGGACACGGTGGTCTTCAATGAAGCCACTGCCGAGGCAGCGGTGGGCAACGGCGCCGACAACTTCCTGTTCAACGGAACGGTTGTCACGCCGCCGACCCAGCCGGTCGGCAACACCACGGCGAACCTCGACATCGACAATGACGGTAATCTGCTCTCGGCGCGCGTTTTCGACGCGTCGACCGACGGGTTCCGCTTCACCGACGATGCCGACGTCGCCAACACGGTGGTGATCCTCAACCTCGGCACCAACGACCGTATCATCCTCGAGACGGGCAATCTCTATTCGTTCACCAACAGCGCGCTCGACGCCGACGGCCTTGCGAACGACCTGATCGTCACCCTCAACAAGGGCGGCGTCGTGTCGGAGATCACCATCAAGGATGCAGTCGATCCGAACGCTTTTGTGTCCAACGAGGCACAGGCAGAGGCCGCGCTGGGTGGGATCGATTATTTCCAGTTTGCGTGA
- a CDS encoding ATP-binding cassette domain-containing protein translates to MNSFLDLIDRFASRQSSELAPDWRSRAGDPDSFPLYDEDTLKRLSARLGWRKPTDVGHRPRAHQFPLFMYDEAEGWAIAEQFETVDAVRVVSPSFNGLREIGPGTRFFLPQMPRLSDRGQGERAINVFGRSLLLRKKVLFSAVIATVVVNLIALATSLFSMQVYDRVIPRSGYATLWVLTVGVCIALLLDFILRTTRALMIEREAAKVDTEVSEVFFARSQAVRLDARPPSIGTMAAQIRGWEQIRGLLSSASLFLLADLPFAIFFIVVISWIGGPLALIPIISFPLALVLSWIFARMIKDDTAKAQANGNRKNGLLVEALDAAETIKANRGSWHMLARWNQLMEEVQLHEDSVKRWSSIANALFSGLQQFAYVMIIAFGAVLVSQGDMTPGALIACSIIAGRVNGPLLAQLPGLLVQWGYARSSLAGLDALMRLPLDQAPDTEALRPAQLVPSLQVNDVRFGYTPERPSVEIPRLEIRAGEKVGIIGGIGSGKSTLLRLLAGLYAPAEGQIRIGGLEMRQLATDVLRRNVGYLPQDTRLLNGTMRENLLLGLSDPGDDTLMRVITEIGLGQMVSSHPMGIDLPIAEGGRGLSGGQRTLTILTRLFLAEPQMWLLDEPTSNLDQATEARLIQSIKARMTPDRTLVLVTHRMQLLSLTDRLLVMGNGKIVMDGPTGQVLAKLRGDSQGTPPSPPAPPAPVKLAQGA, encoded by the coding sequence ATGAACTCCTTTCTCGATCTGATCGACCGCTTCGCCTCGCGCCAGTCGTCCGAACTGGCGCCCGACTGGCGGTCGCGCGCGGGTGATCCCGACAGCTTTCCGCTGTACGACGAGGACACGCTCAAGCGGCTCTCGGCCCGGCTCGGCTGGCGCAAGCCGACCGACGTCGGCCATCGCCCGCGGGCCCACCAGTTCCCCTTGTTCATGTATGACGAGGCGGAAGGCTGGGCGATCGCCGAGCAGTTCGAGACGGTCGACGCGGTGCGGGTCGTCTCCCCATCCTTCAACGGCCTGCGCGAGATCGGCCCGGGCACTCGCTTCTTCCTGCCCCAGATGCCGCGTCTCAGCGATCGCGGCCAAGGCGAGCGCGCAATCAATGTGTTCGGCCGCTCGCTGCTGCTGCGCAAGAAGGTGCTGTTCTCGGCCGTCATCGCGACGGTGGTGGTCAACCTCATCGCGCTGGCGACCTCGCTCTTCTCGATGCAGGTCTATGACCGGGTCATCCCCCGCAGCGGTTACGCGACCCTGTGGGTGCTGACCGTTGGCGTGTGCATCGCGCTGCTCCTCGACTTCATCCTCCGAACCACCCGCGCGCTGATGATCGAGCGCGAGGCGGCCAAGGTCGACACCGAGGTGTCCGAGGTTTTCTTCGCCCGCTCCCAGGCAGTCCGGCTCGATGCCCGTCCGCCGTCGATCGGCACCATGGCCGCGCAGATTCGCGGCTGGGAACAGATCCGCGGCCTGCTCTCCTCGGCCTCGCTGTTCCTGCTCGCCGACCTTCCGTTCGCGATCTTCTTCATCGTGGTCATCTCGTGGATCGGCGGACCGCTGGCGCTGATCCCGATCATCTCCTTCCCGCTGGCGCTGGTCCTGTCGTGGATCTTCGCCCGCATGATCAAGGACGACACCGCCAAGGCGCAGGCCAACGGCAACCGCAAGAACGGCCTGCTGGTCGAGGCGCTCGATGCGGCCGAGACGATCAAGGCCAATCGCGGCTCGTGGCACATGCTGGCGCGCTGGAACCAGCTGATGGAGGAAGTTCAGCTCCACGAGGACAGCGTCAAGCGCTGGTCGTCGATCGCCAACGCGTTGTTCAGCGGGCTGCAGCAGTTCGCCTACGTCATGATCATCGCGTTCGGCGCGGTGCTGGTGTCGCAGGGCGACATGACGCCGGGCGCGCTGATCGCCTGTTCGATCATCGCCGGGCGCGTCAACGGCCCGCTCCTCGCCCAGCTGCCTGGCCTGCTGGTGCAATGGGGCTATGCCCGCTCCTCGCTCGCCGGTCTCGACGCCCTGATGCGGCTGCCGCTGGACCAGGCGCCCGACACCGAAGCGCTTCGTCCCGCCCAGCTCGTCCCCTCGCTCCAGGTCAACGACGTCCGCTTCGGCTACACGCCCGAGCGTCCCAGCGTCGAGATCCCCCGGCTCGAGATCCGCGCAGGCGAGAAGGTCGGCATCATCGGCGGCATCGGCTCGGGCAAGTCGACGCTGCTGCGGCTGCTGGCCGGCCTCTACGCGCCGGCCGAAGGGCAGATCCGGATCGGCGGGCTCGAGATGCGCCAGCTTGCGACGGACGTGCTCCGCCGCAACGTCGGCTACCTGCCGCAGGACACCCGCCTGCTGAACGGCACCATGCGCGAGAATTTGCTGCTCGGCCTCAGCGACCCCGGCGACGACACGCTGATGCGGGTGATCACCGAAATCGGGCTTGGCCAGATGGTTTCCTCGCACCCGATGGGCATCGACCTGCCGATCGCCGAGGGCGGCCGCGGCCTGTCGGGCGGCCAGCGCACGCTGACCATCCTCACCCGCCTGTTCCTCGCCGAGCCGCAGATGTGGCTGCTCGACGAGCCCACCTCCAACCTCGACCAGGCGACCGAGGCCCGGCTGATCCAGTCGATCAAGGCCCGCATGACCCCGGACCGCACCCTGGTCCTCGTCACCCACCGGATGCAGCTGCTCAGCCTGACCGACCGGTTGCTGGTGATGGGCAACGGCAAGATCGTGATGGACGGCCCGACCGGCCAGGTGCTGGCCAAGCTTCGCGGCGACAGCCAGGGCACTCCGCCCTCTCCGCCCGCACCGCCTGCCCCAGTGAAGCTCGCTCAGGGCGCCTAA
- a CDS encoding TolC family protein — protein MPASVRWGAITLVAVGLGNFSAASSVFGQPQSQQESAPSAADAAAAPTPPPAPAATYGPPAPVTAAAIVPPGIDPQLARAGELAIERYPSMKAAGALVRATEQDVRAAKWLRAPSASVSAATRGTTLNPQLQVFQPLWAGGRIGASIERAEAVRSASLAEVGVTAFDILSRVSSAYYGVVRGVRVASILDQSLAEHQRLVESMERRVTQEVSPRSDLDLARSRAAQVRQELSLVTAQRYAALQQLRELVGDPDFEVDPLPVYDKVRHHPSSASLVQSALTCDPSIRRLQAETEVAEADRKLAKAALFPQVGVQYTHDRFQGSGLGVAVQANTNGGLSPVAAANAAAARTSAARFRVTVAERETREKTILDIVENTAAAAQVEASRDAASSSSNVTDSFMRQFITGRRTWLDVMNAVRESNSARIALANAEISAMSSSARLLIRSCQWQANELRAGSAR, from the coding sequence TTGCCGGCGTCCGTCCGGTGGGGTGCGATCACTTTGGTGGCGGTCGGGCTGGGCAACTTCTCGGCGGCCTCCAGCGTGTTCGGTCAGCCACAGTCCCAGCAAGAAAGCGCCCCATCGGCGGCCGACGCGGCTGCCGCGCCCACGCCACCGCCCGCCCCGGCCGCAACCTACGGCCCTCCGGCACCGGTCACTGCCGCCGCCATTGTCCCCCCGGGCATCGATCCGCAGCTCGCCCGCGCCGGCGAGCTGGCGATCGAGCGCTATCCCTCGATGAAGGCGGCCGGCGCCCTGGTCCGCGCGACCGAGCAGGACGTTCGCGCCGCCAAATGGCTTCGCGCGCCAAGCGCCAGCGTCTCGGCCGCGACCCGTGGTACGACCCTCAACCCGCAACTGCAGGTGTTCCAGCCTTTGTGGGCGGGAGGCCGGATCGGCGCCTCAATCGAACGCGCGGAAGCCGTACGCTCGGCAAGCCTCGCCGAAGTCGGTGTCACCGCCTTCGACATCCTCAGCCGGGTGTCGAGCGCTTATTATGGCGTGGTCCGCGGCGTGCGCGTCGCGTCCATTCTGGATCAAAGTCTTGCGGAGCATCAACGCCTGGTGGAATCGATGGAGCGCCGGGTGACCCAGGAAGTCAGCCCGCGCTCCGACCTCGACCTCGCCCGGTCGCGCGCCGCGCAGGTCCGCCAGGAACTCAGCCTCGTCACCGCCCAGCGCTATGCCGCCCTGCAGCAGCTCCGCGAGCTGGTCGGCGACCCCGATTTCGAGGTCGACCCGCTCCCCGTCTACGACAAGGTTCGCCACCACCCCTCGTCGGCGTCGCTGGTCCAGTCGGCGCTGACCTGCGACCCGTCGATCCGCCGCCTCCAGGCCGAGACCGAGGTCGCCGAGGCCGACCGCAAGCTCGCCAAGGCCGCCCTCTTCCCGCAGGTCGGGGTGCAATATACCCACGATCGCTTCCAGGGCAGCGGGCTCGGCGTCGCGGTGCAGGCCAACACCAATGGCGGCCTGTCGCCGGTCGCCGCCGCCAATGCCGCCGCCGCGCGCACCAGCGCCGCCCGCTTCCGGGTCACGGTGGCGGAACGCGAAACCCGCGAAAAGACCATCCTCGACATCGTCGAGAACACCGCCGCCGCCGCCCAGGTCGAAGCCAGCCGCGACGCGGCAAGCTCCTCGTCCAACGTCACCGACAGCTTCATGCGCCAGTTCATCACTGGGCGCCGGACCTGGCTCGACGTGATGAACGCGGTGCGCGAATCCAACTCCGCGCGAATTGCGCTGGCGAATGCCGAAATCTCTGCAATGTCGAGCTCTGCCCGATTGCTGATCCGCAGCTGTCAGTGGCAGGCCAATGAACTCAGGGCGGGCTCCGCACGATGA